The Streptomyces sp. Alt3 genome has a segment encoding these proteins:
- a CDS encoding type II toxin-antitoxin system VapC family toxin: protein MIAIVDTSGLLVLYNRSDPDHLAARKAADQCGLLVANPLALTEVHQVATVRAGRRAADGILRSLTARTGELRLVLAPPTPDILDAALTVRARYSSLDLDLVDAVNVALAAEYDTDAVLTRDLRDFRVLRPLAGRYAHFRILPDDL from the coding sequence TTGATCGCCATCGTCGACACGTCCGGACTGCTGGTGCTGTACAACCGCTCCGATCCTGACCACCTTGCCGCGCGCAAGGCTGCCGATCAGTGCGGTCTCCTCGTCGCCAACCCCCTCGCGCTCACCGAGGTGCACCAGGTCGCCACGGTCAGGGCCGGGCGCCGCGCCGCCGACGGCATCCTCCGATCCCTGACAGCTCGTACCGGAGAACTGCGCTTGGTGCTGGCTCCTCCGACGCCGGACATCCTCGATGCGGCGCTGACCGTACGGGCCCGGTACAGCTCGCTGGACCTGGATCTCGTGGACGCGGTGAATGTGGCGCTGGCGGCTGAGTACGACACCGACGCCGTTCTGACGAGAGATCTGCGGGACTTCAGGGTGCTACGGCCGCTTGCCGGGCGCTACGCCCATTTCAGGATCCTGCCGGACGATCTCTGA
- a CDS encoding MerR family transcriptional regulator, producing MRIGELARRTGVSERSLRYYEAQGILKADRTPGGHRDYPEGAVDRVIRIQEFYAAGLCSSKIAELLPCVRDTDGGPSAIATPRLVGDLTLERDRIDRKIDELRRSREVLDDVITTAAGGSTEGD from the coding sequence ATGCGGATCGGCGAGCTGGCCCGGCGTACGGGCGTCAGCGAACGCTCCCTGCGCTACTACGAGGCCCAGGGAATCCTGAAGGCCGACCGTACCCCCGGTGGCCACCGCGACTACCCGGAGGGCGCGGTCGACCGCGTGATCCGCATCCAGGAGTTCTACGCCGCCGGGCTGTGCAGCTCCAAGATCGCCGAGCTGCTGCCCTGCGTACGCGACACGGACGGCGGCCCCTCCGCGATCGCCACCCCGCGCCTGGTGGGCGACCTGACCCTGGAGCGCGACCGCATCGACCGCAAGATCGACGAGCTGCGCCGCTCCCGGGAGGTGCTGGACGACGTGATCACCACGGCGGCGGGCGGGAGCACGGAAGGGGACTGA